The proteins below are encoded in one region of Rhododendron vialii isolate Sample 1 chromosome 7a, ASM3025357v1:
- the LOC131331880 gene encoding ACT domain-containing protein ACR8-like — MTKRSLAPAAAAAADEEDTKIEWPASLDEYEKLVMRMTTPRVKVDNAGCTTATRIMVDSARKHGILLEAVQVLTDLNLSIEKAYICSDGRWFMDVFHVTDLNGDKVTDQSVINYIEQSLGTIHFARTKSFDGMTALELTGTDRLGMLSEVFAVLADLHCNVVEAKVWTHNGRIASLIYVKDCDSGTPIEDSQKIDRIEGRLKNVLKGDNDIRSAKTSVSMAVTHTERRLHQMMFADRDYERKPSVDSPVVVVQNCVERGYSVVNIHSKDRTKLLFDVVCTFTDMQYVVFHATANTSGEQAYLEFFIRHVDGTPISSEAEKQRVILCLQAAIERRASEGVRLELCTADRNGLLADVTRTFRENGLNVTRAEISTTTDTALNVFYVTDASGNPADPKLIESVRQKIGTSELKVKELPLLCHQKTERDDEPAVGSGGAMLLSLGSLVRKNLYNLGLIKSYS; from the exons ATGACAAAGAGGAGTTTAGCACCAGCAGCAGCCGCAGCCGCAGACGAAGAAGACACGAAGATCGAATGGCCTGCTTCTCTAGACGAATATGAAAAGCTTGTTATGCGCATGACCACTCCGAG AGTCAAGGTCGACAATGCCGGTTgcaccaccgccacccgaatcATGGTAGACAGCGCGAGAAAACACGGAATTCTTCTGGAGGCGGTTCAGGTTCTCACGGATCTGAACCTTTCGATCGAGAAGGCGTACATATGTTCTGATGGGAGGTGGTTCATGGACG TTTTTCACGTGACGGACCTGAACGGAGACAAAGTAACCGACCAGAGCGTTATTAACTACATTGAACAG TCACTTGGGACAATCCATTTCGCGAGGACAAAAAGCTTTGATGGCATGACAGCACTAGAACTGACCGGGACAGACCGGCTTGGCATGCTGTCAGAGGTATTCGCAGTGTTAGCTGATTTGCACTGCAACGTGGTTGAAGCGAAAGTGTGGACGCATAATGGAAGAATTGCTTCCCTGATCTACGTCAAGGATTGCGATTCTGGTACCCCGATTGAGGACTCACAAAAGATCGATCGAATCGAAGGGCGGTTGAAGAACGTGCTTAAAGGGGATAACGATATCCGAAGTGCCAAGACATCTGTTTCCATGGCTGTGACTCACACAGAGCGAAGACTCCATCAAATGATGTTTGCGGACCGTGATTATGAACGAAAACCTAGTGTTGATTCTCCTGTTGTGGTAGTTCAGAATTGTGTGGAAAGGGGTTACTCTGTTGTCAACATTCACTCCAAGGACCGGACAAAGCTTCTGTTCGACGTTGTGTGCACATTCACAGACATGCAGTATGTTGTATTCCATGCAACTGCCAATACATCAGGGGAACAAGCATATTTG GAGTTCTTCATTAGGCACGTAGATGGTACCCCAATTAGTTCAGAGGCCGAAAAGCAAAGGGTGATTCTTTGCCTTCAGGCTGCCATTGAAAGGAGAGCATCTGAG GGTGTAAGGTTAGAGCTATGCACAGCCGATAGAAACGGGCTCCTGGCGGACGTAACGCGAACGTTCCGCGAGAATGGCCTTAACGTGACGAGGGCTGAGATATCCACCACAACAGACACGGCTCTTAATGTTTTCTACGTAACAGACGCCAGTGGGAATCCGGCAGACCCAAAGCTCATTGAATCAGTCCGACAGAAGATCGGGACGAGCGAGTTGAAAGTGAAGGAATTGCCACTGTTGTGCCACCAAAAGACAGAGAGGGACGACGAGCCCGCGGTTGGTTCAGGTGGGGCCATGCTGTTATCACTCGGGAGCCTGGTGAGGAAGAATCTATACAACTTGGGACTGATCAAATCATATTCTTGA